The Pyxidicoccus sp. MSG2 DNA segment TCAAGTCCATCGCCATCGAGACCTGAGCCCGCGCGAGAGGCGTGAGAGGCTGGGAGCTGCCGCCATGAGCGTGGAGGTGGCAGAAAACGTGGGAACGGTGTCATTGTCTCAAACGCCGCGCGGTCGCATGGTGTCACCATGTCCACGCGACCCCCACGGCCCAAGGCCGCGCGCACCGCCGCCCTGCCCCCGAAGACCTGCCGGGTGGCAATGCTGGCCTACCCGGACGTGCAGATGCTGGACGTCATGGGGCCCCTCGAGGTCTTCGCGCGCGCGTCGCGCTGGCTCAAGGACAGCGGCCTGCGCGGTGACGATGCCTACCAGGTCGAGATCATCGGGCTGAAGCGCGGCGCCTTCCCCGCGTCCTCGGGGCTGCGGCTGCACGCCGACCGCCGTTTCGACGAGGTGCGCCGCGGCATCGACACCCTGCTCATCGCGGGAGGACGGGGCGCGGAGCGCTACTGCACGCATCCGCCGCTCCTGCGCTGGATTCGCCGGCAGGCAGGTGGCGTGCGGCGGCTCGCGTCCGTCTGCACCGGGGCCTTCTTCCTCGCCGAGGCGGGGCTGCTCGAGGGCCGCCGCGCCACCACCCATTGGGCCTCGTGCGACGCGCTCGCCCGCAAGTACCCCGGCATCCAGGTGGAGTCCGACCGCATCTTCGTGCAGGAGGGAGGGCTCTACACCACCGCGGGCGTCACCGCGGGCATGGACCTGGCCCTCGCGCTCGTGGAGGAGGACCACGGCCGCGAGGCGGCGCTGGAGACGGCCCGGGCCCTGGTGATGTTCCTGCGCCGCCCCGGGGGCCAGGCGCAGTTCAGCGCGCAGCTCTCCGTGCAGCTCGCGGAGCAGGAGCCGCTGCGCGAGCTGCAGGCGTACATCCAGGACCACCCGCGTGCGGACCTCTCGGTGCCCACCCTCGCCCGGCGCGTGGCGATGAGCCCGCGCAACTTCGCCCGGGTATTCACGCGCGAGGTGGGGATGACCCCGGCGCGCTTCGTGACCTCCACCCGCGTGGAGACCGCGCGCCGCCTGCTCGAGGAGTCCTCGGAGGACCTCGAGGCCGTGTGCGCGATGAGCGGCCTCGGCACCCCGGAGGCCATGCGCCGCGCCTTCCTCCACAAGGTGGGCATCCCGCCCGGCCAGTACCGCGAACGCTTCAACCGTCACGCCATCGCCTCAGCCTCCTGAACCCGGAGCCTCGAATGAAACCGAACCGCCTCTTCCACCGAGCCGCCCCCCTCCTGCTCGCCCTTGCCCTGAGCTCGGGCGCGGCCTCCGCCGTGGAGCCCGCGGCGGCGAACGCGAAGCACTACGTCTGCCCTCCCTGTGCGCACCCCTGTGACGCGAAGGTGCACGACAAGCCGGGCACCTGCCCGCTCTGCGGGATGAAGCTGGTCGAGCAGCAGGAGGCGGCGGCGCCCGCCCCGCCGCGCAAGAAGGTCGCCATCCTCATCTTCAACGGCGTGGAGATCATCGACTACACGGGCCCCTACGAGGTGTTCGGCGGCGCGGACTACGACGTGTTCACGGTCGCCGAGACGCGCGCGCCGGTGACCACCGCGATGGGGATGACAGTCGTACCGAAGCATGCGTTCGCCGATGCCCCCCAGGCCGACGTCGTCGTGGTGCCCGGCGGCGGGGTGACGGAGGCGCAGCACAGCATGCCGACGCTCGCGTGGGTGAAGCAGCAGAGCACCCGCGTGCAGCAGCTGATGTCCGT contains these protein-coding regions:
- a CDS encoding GlxA family transcriptional regulator, producing the protein MSTRPPRPKAARTAALPPKTCRVAMLAYPDVQMLDVMGPLEVFARASRWLKDSGLRGDDAYQVEIIGLKRGAFPASSGLRLHADRRFDEVRRGIDTLLIAGGRGAERYCTHPPLLRWIRRQAGGVRRLASVCTGAFFLAEAGLLEGRRATTHWASCDALARKYPGIQVESDRIFVQEGGLYTTAGVTAGMDLALALVEEDHGREAALETARALVMFLRRPGGQAQFSAQLSVQLAEQEPLRELQAYIQDHPRADLSVPTLARRVAMSPRNFARVFTREVGMTPARFVTSTRVETARRLLEESSEDLEAVCAMSGLGTPEAMRRAFLHKVGIPPGQYRERFNRHAIASAS